In Nematostella vectensis chromosome 2, jaNemVect1.1, whole genome shotgun sequence, one genomic interval encodes:
- the LOC116620040 gene encoding uncharacterized protein LOC116620040, producing the protein MVTYGYVTKTDVQRIASLADQTVIVIKSPPGSLLTVPYPDEQITMSLQSSSSMPNITIIETPDSSSYLQNSTLHESTEDLPSEAGHRTLEQSTRRQATNPACDRVSTSQDNLFLATNYNSSWPQPAGNQASMHHSTPGRDVTDTIHSPRADDDEVEEAREDEYQVHDICGYSSGAKHFCLHDIDDKIISLFPAVSDWEIYYQAFCHTTGITPI; encoded by the exons ATGGTAACATATGGGTACGTAACGAAGACAGACGTGCAGAGGATCGCGAGTCTTGCCGATCAGACAGTGATAGTGATCAAGTCCCCTCCAGGGTCTCTTCTGACCGTCCCATATCCTGACGAG cAAATCACCATGAGTCTTCAAAGCTCATCGAGCATGCCAAACATAACAATAATAGAAACTCCGGACAGTTCCTCCTATCTACAAAACTCCACTCTACACGAGAGTACAGAAGATCTACCCAGCGAGGCAGGACACCGCACACTTGAGCAATCAACTCGACGCCAGGCAACAAACCCTGCATGCGACAGGGTCTCTACATCTCAAGATAACCTATTTCTAGCAACAAACTACAACAGCAGTTGGCCCCAACCTGCAGGTAACCAAGCGAGTATGCATCACAGCACTCCTGGTAGAGACGTCACAGATACAATACACTCCCCCAGGGCAGACGATGATGAGGTAGAAGAGGCGAGAGAGGATGAGTACCAGGTGCACGACATATGCGGCTACAGTAGTGGCGCCAAGCACTTTTGTTTACATGACATCGATGACAAAATAATATCATTGTTTCCAGCGGTGAGCGACTGGGAAATCTACTATCAGGCTTTTTGCCACACCACAGGGATAACTCCAATCTAG
- the LOC5515742 gene encoding uncharacterized protein LOC5515742: MAGYLRSKKVLCLLVIVGVILYLGTDYLTSYQTRQQELHGAGEYDHESESSYTLTSKRSANHDTTPGLASQGVNAGSFLEDDNSQRETSSANSTVNINETQIKRETLERQKTTENTEELPVSTETPLDVTSFKPHHASREKLQSINDRRIPDQSQERPSWVDEWFTSTTAKPEVERRDSDVNDETEGDVVTRTTHLEHENTIPRTTHHEHENTIPRTTHHEHENTIPRTTHHEHENTIPRRAKGVGIARDEKHSIANNTRRRDRVFHKSHATIDVLPPFSICPYLGLRSPLQKDMDGKEYGNASNENCKPQERQERACKEAYIAYKVDEPALDCDGSPMALCDVASSGTIRCDVSPCGGNPVFVIGVDPKYGILEGRDKWRSVKKAKHLELFLKDYIKSSTQNGFNFCYLRCKSRKVEQLLMFPPLIAAREAHPGEASLFNVNIIMLDSVSRAHFYRSLPSTVAMLRGIRQDTTLDTTVLDFELFQGMADFTFHNIRAFMTGRTDKLYKAHKEQHYHIEYLYSKLKAMGYYTLLQEDSCWFDEWGSLFTDNLFQGNRPRTSAEYKSRWSRFYNKVTRYNIDDFGLSHFSCEALQRYNITNQFNKPKRICFGKKIFGEYFIEYVEALFRKSTNHPIFAYTHLNTGHEVSGTRIKQIDKRLASFIRKMAEEENTMTIMFSDHGPKTTSYAFQTMEGRAEIYDSLLFVVVPGKVGRTLGKKRLQAMFANQQRLVTTVDLHNTMVSLGHVATTPVPISREGIFTEIDKNRTCADIPLRRSAVCKCNGWEERFPNNHPPFTWLAELVLGQLNNRIQEEYLKSEDAEAGYGNCQRLIGKSFEKVRRRKVGDKYVVTMDVIVQPEKEIFEAQVEYPVDTEEWEGDSAIGVNCTHTSRISIYRRFERCKDKSVDLTICVCNSKIGQRHSKRNKHWINIYCRKDLLRVITRAKSFGAEVEVTNLHDDCLVMFSRAHAHSTAVFEIANACDNRTYDVVLRGKSKSKAMLSRTLPYSLRVPPLTLHFVLSVYHLSKPYGFKIKASYRAHFL, translated from the exons ATGGCCGGCTATCTTCGGAGCAAAAAG GTCCTGTGTCTCTTGGTAATTGTAGGGGTAATTCTGTACCTCGGAACAGACTATCTAACCAGCTACCAGACAAGACAGCAAGAGCTTCATGGAG CTGGTGAATACGACCATGAAAGCGAAAGCTCTTACACTCTCACATCCAAGCGTTCTGCGAATCACGACACGACTCCGGGTCTGGCTTCGCAAGGGGTCAACGCGGGGAGTTTCTTAGAAGACGACAATTCCCAGAGAGAGACATCAAGTGCAAACAGCACAGTAAATATCAATGAGACGCAAATTAAGCGCGAGACACTAGAGAGACAGAAGACAACAGAAAACACCGAGGAGCTACCAGTTAGCACTGAAACACCGCTAGACGTGACGTCCTTCAAGCCCCACCATGCTTCGCGCGAGAAGCTGCAGAGCATTAACGATCGACGAATCCCTGACCAATCACAGGAAAggccaagttgggttgacgaATGGTTTACAAGTACAACAGCGAAACCGGAAGTAGAGCGCAGAGATAGCGACGTTAATGATGAGACTGAGGGAGATGTCGTGACGAGAACAACACACCTTGAGCACGAAAACACAATTCCGAGAACAACACACCATGAGCACGAAAACACAATTCCGAGAACAACACACCATGAGCACGAAAACACAATTCCGAGAACAACACACCATGAGCACGAAAACACAATTCCGAGAAGAGCTAAAGGAGTGGGAATAGCGCGGGACGAAAAACACTCAATTGCAAACAATACAAGACGTCGAGATCGCGTTTTCCACAAAAGTCACGCGACCATAGACGTCCTGCCCCCTTTCTCAATCTGTCCGTACCTGGGTCTACGAAGCCCTCTCCAGAAGGACATGGATGGGAAAGAATATGGCAACGCTAGCAACGAGAATTGCAAGCCTCAGGAACGTCAGGAGAGGGCGTGCAAGGAGGCCTACATAGCATACAAGGTAGACGAGCCTGCACTCGATTGCGACGGTTCACCGATGGCTCTGTGTGATGTCGCGTCATCAGGGACCATCAGGTGCGACGTATCGCCATGTGGCGGTAATCCCGTCTTTGTGATTGGCGTCGATCCGAAATACGGAATCTTAGAGGGCAGAGATAAGTGGCGGAGtgtaaaaaaggcaaaacatCTGGAGTTATTCCTGAAGGACTATATCAAGTCTAGCACGCAGAATGGCTTTAATTTCTGCTATCTGCGTTGTAAGTCTCGCAAAGTTGAGCAACTGCTCATGTTTCCTCCTCTGATCGCGGCGAGGGAGGCGCATCCCGGTGAGGCGTCTCTATTTAATGTGAACATCATCATGTTAGACTCAGTTTCCAGGGCTCATTTCTACCGCTCTCTGCCGTCGACTGTGGCCATGCTCCGTGGAATAAGACAAGATACAACTCTGGACACGACGGTGCTCGACTTTGAGCTGTTTCAGGGCATGGCGGATTTTACCTTTCACAACATTCGGGCCTTCATGACAGGGCGGACTGATAAGCTATATAAAGCGCACAAAGAACAGCACTACCACATCGAATACCTCTACAGCAAACTGAAAGCCATGGGCTATTACACATTACTGCAGGAGGACAGTTGTTGGTTCGACGAATGGGGGTCTCTATTCACTGATAACCTCTTTCAAGGCAATAGACCCCGAACATCTGCCGAGTACAAATCAAGATGGTCTCGCTTTTACAACAAAGTCACTCGTTACAATATTGACGATTTTGGGTTGTCTCACTTTTCATGTGAGGCGTTGCAGAGGTACAATATCACAAATCAGTTTAATAAACCCAAGAGAATATGCttcggtaaaaaaatattcggCGAGTACTTTATAGAGTACGTTGAAGCGCTGTTCAGAAAGTCTACAAATCACCCCATCTTTGCGTACACACACCTCAATACAGGGCACGAAGTATCCGGCACacgaataaaacaaatagacaaAAGGTTAGCGTCTTTTATCAGGAAGATGGCGGAAGAAGAGAATACAATGACGATCATGTTTTCTGATCATGGTCCCAAAACAACGAGCTATGCGTTTCAGACTATGGAAGGCCGCGCCGAGATCTACGACTCTCTGTTGTTCGTTGTTGTGCCAGGTAAAGTCGGTAGGACATTAGGGAAGAAGAGGCTCCAAGCAATGTTTGCGAACCAGCAACGGCTCGTTACTACTGTAGATCTACACAACACTATGGTTTCACTAGGACACGTAGCTACGACACCGGTCCCCATCTCACGTGAAGGAATCTTCACAGAGATTGATAAAAACCGCACATGCGCAGACATACCCTTGAGGCGTTCTGCCGTCTGTAAGTGTAATGGCTGGGAAGAACGGTTCCCGAACAATCACCCCCCCTTCACATGGCTTGCGGAGCTTGTACTCGGCCAGTTGAACAACAGGATACAGGAGGAGTATCTGAAGAGCGAAGACGCGGAGGCTGGATATGGGAATTGTCAGCGCTTGATCGGGAAAAGCTTTGAGAAGGTCCGCAGAAGGAAAGTTGGGGACAAGTACGTCGTTACAATGGATGTCATCGTACAACCAGAAAAAGAGATCTTTGAGGCCCAGGTGGAGTACCCCGTTGATACTGAGGAGTGGGAAGGGGATAGCGCTATAGGGGTGAACTGTACCCACACTAGTAGAATAAGCATTTATCGGCGATTCGAACGATGCAAAGACAAAAGTGTTGATCTCACCATATGTGTGTGCAACTCCAAGATAGGTCAAAGACACTCAAAGCGTAATAAACACTGGATTAATATCTACTGTAGAAAGGACCTACTGCGTGTTATAACACGAGCTAAGAGCTTCGGTGCCGAAGTGGAGGTGACCAACTTGCACGACGACTGCCTAGTGATGTTCTCGCGCGCTCACGCACACAGCACAGCGGTGTTCGAGATAGCGAATGCGTGCGACAATCGAACATATGACGTAGTGTTGAGAGGGAAAAGCAAGAGTAAAGCGATGTTATCGAGGACGCTGCCCTACAGCTTGAGGGTTCCGCCCCTTACCCTGCACTTTGTGCTCTCGGTTTACCACTTGAGCAAGCCTTATGGCTTCAAAATCAAGGCATCGTACCGAGCTCACTTCCTCTGA
- the LOC5515743 gene encoding inhibitor of growth protein 1: MATDSAIAASTGYVEGYLEYIESLPDDMQRSLSQMRELDLHYQDRLKEIERLLHSYNRDKDPISRRKWLIQIQRRLVKSQEYGDEKLQLVAHMVDVIDNKSRQIEVDMENLDTFRNDDTQFAQLVKQESSSTGMPTDEIVPPTKSEKTKRNRRQRNNDKADLDTVGSVSTGGGDQQKPVKKKAKTSRKKKTQDSPTHNIPIDPNEPTYCLCNQVSFGEMIGCDNEECQIEWFHFQCVGLSHKPKGKWYCPRCMQERKKERNYIR; the protein is encoded by the exons ATGGCG ACGGATTCCGCCATCGCCGCTTCCACTGGCTATGTAGAGGGATATCTTGAAT ACATAGAATCTCTTCCTGATGATATGCAGAGAAGCTTGTCACAAATGAGGGAATTGGACCTGCATTATCAAG ACCGACTTAAAGAAATAGAAAGACTGCTCCATTCATATAATCGAGATAAGGACCCCATTTCCAGAAGGAAATGGTTGATCCAAATTCAGCGGCGACTCGTCAAGAGCCAGGAATATGGTGACGAAAAGCTTCAATTGGTTGCACATATGGTTGATGTG ATTGATAACAAAAGTAGACAAATTGAAGTGGACATGGAAAATCTTGACACATTCCGAAATGATGACACCCAGTTTGCACAGCTTGTAAAACAGGAATCTTCAAGTACAG GCATGCCAACAGATGAAATAGTGCCTCCAACAAAGTCTGAGAAAACTAAAA GAAATAGACGGCAGAGAAATAATGACAAAGCTGACTTGGATACTGTGGGATCGGTCAGCACTGGCGGAGGCGATCAACAGAAGCCTGTCAAGAAGAAGGCCAAAACCAGTAGAAA GAAGAAGACGCAGGACTCCCCTACCCATAACATCCCCATTGATCCAAATGAACCAACTTACTGTCTATGTAACCAG GTGTCTTTTGGTGAAATGATTGGTTGTGATAACGAGGAG TGCCAGATAGAATGGTTTCACTTCCAGTGTGTTGGACTTTCGCACAAGCCAAAAGGCAAATG GTATTGTCCTCGATGCATGCAGGAAAGGAAGAAAGAACGGAACTACATTAGGTAG